The following proteins come from a genomic window of Ilumatobacter coccineus YM16-304:
- a CDS encoding glycoside hydrolase domain-containing protein, protein MGATATMIDLVDPFIGSAPADLPPPEGLASTWWWPKPPIGNTHPGATHPFGMVSACSFSGAYPTGYGVYDRSTEGVPTALFDRLQASGFTHFQQSGTGAIRKYYNYLRVTPMMSPLDDLGESWTLSDEVAEPGYYAATLGNGVRCEITVGPKSAVHRYTFPEHRDARIVIDASHGGLAIDRGETVPLRASLDSIAPGVAAGHVVMEGVPVSFHVECDTPDWRQMLWYDRRLMAGGSTLRFDSIRPTTLRPFGFLWAGPVQTGGVVEVRIGFSLRSTEQARRNLHDDVAVSSLADDAIASLVAPTTHAFERRRGATRSTWADHVGAIRVESDDSERKQVFATALYHSLIKPCFAPDESPFWPIDGPFVFDLCTMWDVYRTQLPLVTALFPDRAVELANALLHIAEEEGNLPIGYRMARGADRFSRQGSALAHTFLADVCALGLPGVDWDWALCHMDADLRRQYGEEFVEHGVAHPITHTLDLAFGYHCTALVARHVGDDTLADQFDGFASRWVNAYDPATGLILDSSFYEGGKWNYSFRLGHDMAGRIALAGGDDAYIALLDRFFGVDADPVKQLGESPSIGEIAAGYELDRFEGLNNEPDMEAPWSYHWVGRPDRTAEIVHAIVMNQFGTGPGGLPGNDDSGGISSWYVWASLGLFPVAGQQIVLLNAPSFARSRLRLGDRHLVIDTTGFVEPSADAPAQYVQGVTVDGRPLDRSWMPMADLVTSSRITIDLGPEPSAWATATVHRPPSHPEPEHTP, encoded by the coding sequence ATGGGGGCGACCGCGACGATGATCGACCTGGTCGATCCGTTCATCGGCAGCGCGCCGGCCGACCTGCCGCCGCCCGAAGGACTCGCGTCGACCTGGTGGTGGCCGAAACCGCCCATCGGCAACACCCATCCCGGGGCGACCCACCCGTTCGGCATGGTGTCGGCGTGCTCGTTCTCGGGCGCCTACCCGACCGGGTACGGCGTCTACGACCGCTCGACCGAGGGGGTGCCGACCGCCCTCTTCGATCGCCTGCAAGCGTCGGGTTTCACGCACTTCCAGCAGTCGGGCACGGGCGCGATCCGGAAGTACTACAACTACCTCCGGGTGACCCCGATGATGTCGCCGCTCGACGACCTCGGCGAGTCGTGGACCCTGAGCGACGAGGTCGCCGAGCCCGGCTACTACGCCGCCACGCTGGGCAACGGCGTGCGCTGCGAGATCACGGTCGGCCCGAAGAGCGCCGTGCACCGCTACACGTTCCCCGAGCATCGAGACGCGCGCATCGTCATCGACGCCTCCCACGGCGGGCTGGCAATCGACCGAGGTGAGACCGTGCCATTGCGTGCGTCGCTCGACTCGATCGCTCCCGGTGTCGCCGCCGGCCACGTGGTGATGGAGGGCGTGCCGGTCAGCTTCCACGTCGAGTGCGACACCCCCGACTGGCGCCAGATGCTCTGGTACGACCGACGCCTCATGGCAGGCGGCAGCACGCTGCGTTTCGACTCGATCCGGCCGACCACCCTCCGCCCGTTCGGCTTTCTCTGGGCGGGCCCGGTCCAGACGGGCGGTGTCGTCGAAGTGCGCATCGGGTTCTCGCTGCGCAGTACCGAGCAGGCCCGCCGCAATCTCCACGACGACGTCGCGGTCTCGTCGCTCGCCGACGACGCCATCGCCAGCCTCGTGGCGCCGACCACGCACGCGTTCGAACGGCGGCGGGGCGCCACCCGATCGACCTGGGCCGACCACGTCGGCGCGATCCGCGTCGAGTCCGACGACTCGGAGCGCAAGCAGGTGTTCGCCACGGCGCTCTACCACTCGCTGATCAAGCCGTGCTTCGCTCCCGACGAGAGCCCGTTCTGGCCGATCGACGGCCCCTTCGTCTTCGACCTGTGCACGATGTGGGACGTCTATCGCACGCAACTTCCGCTGGTCACGGCCCTGTTCCCCGATCGTGCCGTGGAGTTGGCGAACGCGCTGCTCCACATCGCCGAGGAGGAAGGAAACCTGCCGATCGGCTACCGCATGGCGCGTGGCGCCGACCGGTTCTCGCGCCAGGGCAGCGCGCTGGCGCACACGTTCCTCGCCGACGTGTGCGCACTCGGTCTGCCCGGCGTCGACTGGGACTGGGCGCTGTGCCACATGGACGCCGACCTCCGGCGCCAGTACGGCGAGGAGTTCGTCGAGCACGGCGTGGCGCATCCGATCACCCATACGCTCGACCTGGCATTCGGCTATCACTGCACAGCGCTCGTGGCTCGCCACGTCGGCGACGACACGCTCGCCGACCAGTTCGACGGGTTCGCCTCGCGTTGGGTCAACGCCTACGACCCGGCCACGGGCCTGATCCTCGATTCGAGCTTCTACGAAGGCGGCAAGTGGAACTACTCGTTCCGCCTCGGTCACGACATGGCCGGGCGGATCGCGCTCGCCGGCGGCGACGACGCCTACATCGCTCTGCTCGACCGGTTCTTCGGCGTCGACGCCGACCCGGTGAAACAACTCGGCGAGTCACCCTCGATCGGTGAGATCGCCGCCGGGTACGAACTCGATCGGTTCGAAGGGCTCAACAACGAGCCCGACATGGAAGCTCCGTGGTCGTATCACTGGGTCGGCCGACCCGACCGCACCGCCGAGATCGTGCACGCGATCGTGATGAACCAGTTCGGCACCGGACCGGGCGGCCTGCCCGGCAACGACGACTCGGGCGGGATCAGCTCGTGGTACGTCTGGGCATCGCTCGGCCTGTTCCCCGTCGCCGGGCAGCAGATCGTGCTGCTCAACGCACCGTCGTTCGCACGCTCGCGGCTGCGCCTCGGCGACCGCCACCTCGTCATCGACACCACCGGCTTCGTCGAGCCGTCTGCCGACGCACCGGCCCAGTACGTCCAAGGCGTGACGGTCGACGGCCGTCCGCTCGACCGGTCGTGGATGCCGATGGCCGACCTCGTCACGAGTTCTCGGATCACGATCGACCTCGGGCCCGAACCATCGGCCTGGGCCACTGCGACCGTTCACCGACCCCCGTCCCACCCAGAGCCGGAGCACACACCATGA
- a CDS encoding amidohydrolase family protein, whose translation MTTIRCTVMQTPSPDTLEVLRDVVITIDESGTITAIDDGDAGIAVDRDLGSSVVVVPGLIDAHIHAPQWPQLGTGLDLPLEQWLFDNTFPLEAKLTDPAFAAVVWPDMVDTLLRHGTTTAVYYATISVETTTMLAAVCAELGQRAFVGRVGMDHPDGTPEWYRDASAVAGVDASMASIEQISQLGSPLVRPIVTPRFAPACTDALLEGLGELARSTSTISQTHCSESDWEHGYAFERFGRSDTEALDGFGLIADHSVLAHGDHLGDADFELITRRGAGVAHCPLSNAYFANAVFPARRALDAGVRLGLGTDVAGGARPGVLSQCGDAVTMSRMLDEGVDARVEPSERGVTGSRISITEAFWMATLGGADLLGVPCGLLEVGRQFDAVAVDLDAGTSGLRRWEGVDDDARTFEKIVRLAGPTDIAEVWVRGNTVIS comes from the coding sequence GTGACCACGATTCGTTGCACCGTCATGCAGACGCCGTCCCCCGACACCCTGGAGGTGCTGCGTGACGTCGTCATCACGATCGACGAGAGCGGCACGATCACTGCGATCGACGACGGCGACGCCGGCATCGCCGTCGACCGCGATCTCGGCTCGTCGGTGGTCGTGGTCCCGGGGCTCATCGATGCGCACATCCACGCGCCGCAATGGCCGCAGTTGGGCACGGGTCTCGACCTGCCGCTCGAACAGTGGCTGTTCGACAACACGTTCCCGCTCGAAGCGAAGCTGACCGACCCGGCCTTCGCCGCGGTCGTGTGGCCCGACATGGTCGACACGTTGCTCCGCCACGGGACGACCACGGCCGTCTACTACGCGACGATCAGCGTCGAGACGACCACGATGCTCGCCGCGGTCTGCGCCGAACTCGGCCAGCGAGCCTTCGTCGGCCGCGTCGGCATGGACCATCCGGATGGAACACCCGAGTGGTATCGAGACGCGTCCGCGGTGGCGGGTGTCGATGCATCGATGGCCTCGATCGAGCAGATCTCACAGCTCGGTTCGCCACTCGTCCGACCGATCGTGACCCCTCGCTTCGCCCCGGCGTGCACCGACGCGCTGCTCGAAGGCCTCGGCGAACTCGCACGCTCGACGTCGACGATCAGCCAGACCCACTGCTCGGAGAGCGACTGGGAGCACGGCTACGCGTTCGAGCGGTTCGGTCGCTCCGACACCGAGGCTCTCGACGGGTTCGGGCTGATCGCCGACCATTCGGTGCTGGCACACGGCGACCATCTCGGCGACGCCGACTTCGAGTTGATCACGCGGCGCGGTGCCGGCGTGGCGCACTGCCCGCTGTCGAACGCGTACTTCGCCAACGCCGTGTTCCCGGCCCGCCGAGCGCTCGATGCCGGGGTGCGGCTCGGGCTCGGCACCGACGTCGCCGGCGGGGCACGGCCCGGTGTGTTGAGCCAGTGCGGCGACGCCGTGACCATGTCGCGGATGCTCGACGAAGGTGTCGACGCTCGCGTCGAGCCGAGCGAGCGCGGCGTGACCGGTTCACGGATCTCGATCACCGAAGCGTTCTGGATGGCCACCCTCGGCGGTGCCGACCTGCTGGGCGTCCCGTGCGGCCTGCTCGAAGTCGGTCGGCAGTTCGACGCGGTGGCGGTCGATCTCGACGCGGGGACGTCGGGCTTGCGCCGATGGGAGGGCGTCGACGACGACGCCCGAACCTTCGAGAAGATCGTCCGACTCGCCGGACCGACCGACATCGCGGAGGTCTGGGTGCGCGGCAACACGGTGATCTCGTAG
- a CDS encoding flavodoxin family protein, whose amino-acid sequence MAQFSGLTAVILNCSLQHEAKESHTRLLLNRVAGIMRTEGVEVEIIHMLEHRVGFGMVTDTTSLGDERDDWPGIHAKIMDADILVIGTPIWLGVKSSVATLAIERLYAYSGETNEHGQYLYYGKVGGCVVTGNEDGVKACSMETLYALSHIGYTIPPQADCGWLGEIGPGPSYGDTPDGADVPAGFDSEFTNKNATIMTWNLMHTAKMLKEQGGFPVGGNVAETWRDYTNAEDQDPHAD is encoded by the coding sequence ATGGCTCAATTCTCAGGACTCACAGCCGTCATTCTCAACTGCTCGCTGCAGCACGAGGCGAAGGAATCGCACACGCGACTCCTGCTCAACCGCGTCGCGGGCATCATGCGCACCGAAGGCGTCGAGGTCGAGATCATCCACATGCTCGAGCATCGCGTCGGGTTCGGCATGGTCACCGACACGACGAGCCTCGGCGACGAACGCGACGACTGGCCCGGCATCCACGCCAAGATCATGGACGCCGACATCCTCGTGATCGGCACGCCGATCTGGTTGGGCGTGAAGTCGAGCGTGGCAACCCTCGCGATCGAGCGCCTCTACGCCTACAGCGGCGAGACCAACGAGCACGGCCAGTACCTCTACTACGGCAAGGTCGGTGGCTGTGTGGTGACCGGCAACGAAGACGGGGTGAAGGCGTGCTCGATGGAGACGCTGTACGCCCTGAGCCACATCGGTTACACGATCCCGCCGCAGGCCGATTGTGGCTGGCTCGGCGAGATCGGTCCGGGTCCGAGCTACGGCGACACGCCCGACGGGGCCGACGTGCCCGCCGGGTTCGACAGTGAGTTCACGAACAAGAACGCCACGATCATGACCTGGAACCTGATGCACACGGCGAAGATGCTCAAGGAGCAGGGCGGGTTCCCGGTCGGCGGCAACGTCGCCGAGACATGGCGCGACTACACCAACGCCGAAGATCAAGACCCGCACGCCGACTGA
- a CDS encoding acyl-CoA dehydrogenase family protein: MEFSANPDHEAIVEAVDAVCAQFDDNYWLACDREHRFPWEFYEEMAAGGWVGIAIPEQYGGGGQGITEAALVLNRIAASGAGMNGSSAVHLTMFGLNPVVKFGSDQLKDAFLPRAAVGDLHVAFGVTEPDAGTDTSRIATRAADDGRGGFVVTGRKIWTTKALESEVCLLLARTDGEPGSFEGLSLFLVDLDERYVDIAPIPKVGRNAVASCEVAYDGLPVEGWRLVGERGNGFRHILHGLNPERILLAGMACGLGEVAVDRAVRYAKEREVFGRPIGANQAIAHPLAQAHMELAAAKTMMMHAAWRYDNGLDCAEQANTAKYLAAEASFRAADQAMQTLGGLGYAEEYHVERYWREARLQRLAPVSQEMTCNFIAQKVLGLPRSY, translated from the coding sequence ATGGAGTTCTCGGCGAACCCCGACCACGAGGCAATCGTCGAGGCTGTTGACGCCGTGTGCGCCCAGTTCGACGACAACTACTGGTTGGCCTGCGACCGCGAGCACCGGTTTCCGTGGGAGTTCTACGAAGAGATGGCCGCGGGTGGCTGGGTCGGCATCGCCATCCCGGAGCAGTACGGCGGGGGAGGGCAGGGCATCACCGAAGCGGCGCTCGTCCTGAATCGCATCGCCGCGTCCGGCGCCGGGATGAACGGCTCGTCGGCAGTGCACCTCACCATGTTCGGACTCAACCCGGTCGTCAAGTTCGGCAGCGACCAGCTCAAGGATGCGTTTCTGCCCCGAGCAGCCGTCGGCGACCTGCACGTCGCGTTCGGCGTGACCGAGCCCGATGCGGGCACCGACACGAGCCGCATCGCAACCCGCGCCGCCGACGATGGCCGCGGCGGCTTCGTCGTGACCGGTCGCAAGATCTGGACCACCAAGGCCCTCGAATCGGAGGTGTGCCTGCTGCTCGCTCGGACCGACGGTGAGCCCGGTTCGTTCGAGGGGCTGTCGCTCTTCCTCGTCGATCTCGACGAGCGTTACGTCGACATCGCGCCGATTCCGAAGGTCGGCCGGAACGCGGTCGCCTCGTGCGAGGTCGCCTACGACGGCCTCCCGGTCGAAGGCTGGCGCCTGGTCGGCGAACGCGGGAATGGCTTTCGCCACATCCTCCACGGTCTCAACCCCGAGCGCATCCTGCTCGCCGGTATGGCGTGTGGCCTCGGTGAAGTCGCGGTCGACCGAGCGGTTCGCTACGCGAAGGAGCGTGAGGTGTTCGGTCGCCCGATCGGCGCGAACCAGGCCATCGCGCACCCGTTGGCGCAGGCGCACATGGAGCTGGCGGCGGCGAAGACGATGATGATGCACGCGGCGTGGCGCTACGACAACGGCCTCGACTGCGCCGAGCAGGCGAACACCGCCAAGTACCTCGCAGCAGAGGCGAGCTTCCGAGCGGCCGACCAGGCGATGCAGACGCTCGGCGGCTTGGGCTACGCCGAGGAGTACCACGTCGAGCGGTACTGGCGTGAGGCCAGGCTGCAGCGTCTCGCTCCCGTGAGCCAGGAGATGACCTGCAACTTCATCGCCCAGAAGGTGCTCGGCCTCCCGCGCAGTTACTGA
- a CDS encoding spermidine synthase family protein, with product MSRLFEELDRQATAIGEISLRRRLEPTLQIDVFEVKIGEDGLMSSLITDGEEAVSTLGLAATSNDDLDVLVGGLGLGYTAHTALLDTRVRSLRVVDALAPVIDWHNRHLAPLSESLDTDDRCEFVLGDFFDLAARGFPLDDGAPATFDAVLLDIDHSPRHLLDPKNAAFYEPAGTELLVQSIRPGGVYSLWSNDPPDDEYLAVLTSAFDTAVAEVVTFPNVLTGIDTSSTIYVATRA from the coding sequence ATGAGCCGACTGTTCGAAGAACTCGACCGACAGGCGACGGCGATCGGCGAGATCAGTCTTCGCCGTCGGCTCGAACCGACGCTGCAGATCGATGTGTTCGAGGTGAAGATCGGCGAGGACGGACTCATGTCGAGCCTCATCACCGACGGCGAGGAGGCGGTGTCGACGCTGGGCCTGGCCGCCACGTCGAACGACGACCTCGATGTACTCGTCGGCGGTCTCGGCCTCGGCTACACCGCGCACACGGCGCTGCTCGACACCCGCGTGCGTTCGCTGCGCGTCGTCGACGCGCTGGCGCCGGTGATCGACTGGCACAACCGTCACCTCGCGCCGCTCAGCGAGTCGCTCGACACCGACGACCGGTGCGAGTTCGTGCTCGGTGACTTCTTCGATCTCGCCGCCCGAGGATTCCCGCTCGACGACGGAGCTCCGGCCACGTTCGATGCCGTGCTGCTCGACATCGACCATTCGCCTCGGCATCTGCTCGACCCGAAGAACGCGGCGTTCTACGAACCGGCCGGCACTGAACTGCTGGTGCAGAGCATCAGGCCGGGCGGCGTGTACTCGCTCTGGTCGAACGACCCGCCCGACGACGAGTACCTCGCCGTGCTCACGTCGGCGTTCGACACGGCGGTCGCCGAGGTCGTGACGTTTCCCAACGTGCTGACCGGCATCGACACCAGCAGCACGATCTACGTCGCCACTCGCGCCTGA
- a CDS encoding DUF2817 domain-containing protein, which yields MRRRHLGLMTVTLLVSGCASAGDGDAISTPTVESSAATTPATTTGEVFAPAPSEGRASLPAPATTTTVPPTTTITTTTTTTTTTTTIPPTTTTTTTTVAPQPGPAAGTFDFTATDVLVGTSVEGRPIIAERHGTIGGRRVLVIGVIHGNEDAGVAVIDELRRRSILGTVPDDVELWLVESMNPDGQAAQIRQNANQVDLNRNFPHEWGPIGQPGVSQYAGTGPASEPETQAMVAFISQLAPDIAIWYHQDANLIIPSTGRQGRIRSRYAELTGLPLAECCSGGGVFTGIAATWARVELSEQEAVPFIVELPGGDLSPEQVEQHSTAVLTIATEG from the coding sequence GTGCGTCGACGACACCTCGGACTGATGACGGTGACGCTGCTCGTGTCGGGGTGCGCGTCAGCGGGTGACGGCGACGCGATCAGCACCCCGACCGTCGAGTCGTCGGCGGCCACCACGCCCGCAACCACGACCGGCGAGGTCTTCGCCCCCGCCCCGAGCGAAGGCCGCGCCAGCCTCCCCGCGCCGGCCACCACCACGACCGTCCCACCGACCACCACCATCACCACGACGACCACCACCACGACGACCACGACCACGATCCCACCGACGACGACCACCACCACCACGACGGTCGCGCCGCAGCCCGGTCCGGCGGCGGGGACGTTCGACTTCACCGCCACCGACGTCCTGGTCGGCACGTCGGTCGAAGGGCGCCCGATCATCGCCGAGCGCCACGGCACCATCGGCGGGCGCCGAGTGCTGGTGATCGGTGTGATCCACGGCAACGAGGACGCCGGCGTGGCCGTGATCGACGAACTCCGCCGCCGGTCGATCCTCGGCACCGTCCCCGACGACGTCGAACTGTGGCTGGTGGAGTCGATGAACCCCGATGGCCAGGCGGCGCAGATCCGGCAGAACGCGAACCAGGTCGATCTCAATCGCAACTTCCCGCACGAATGGGGACCCATCGGTCAGCCCGGCGTGAGCCAGTACGCCGGTACCGGCCCCGCCAGCGAACCCGAGACCCAGGCGATGGTCGCGTTCATCTCGCAACTCGCGCCCGACATCGCGATCTGGTATCACCAAGACGCCAACCTGATCATTCCGTCGACCGGTCGACAGGGTCGCATCCGCAGTCGCTACGCCGAGCTCACCGGGCTGCCGCTCGCCGAGTGCTGCTCGGGTGGCGGTGTGTTCACCGGCATCGCTGCCACCTGGGCACGGGTCGAGCTGAGCGAGCAGGAGGCCGTGCCGTTCATCGTCGAGCTTCCCGGTGGTGACCTCTCCCCCGAGCAGGTCGAGCAGCACAGCACCGCCGTGCTGACCATCGCCACCGAAGGCTGA
- a CDS encoding acyl-CoA dehydrogenase family protein produces MAIDFTLSPELEALRMRIRAFVDDVIKPGERELEGGGDGEPLAGRDRLRALFGMRKQAKEAGIWLPHMPEEWGGMGLGHVELAMVQAEAAKSYYGPWVFNCQAPDEGNMHTLLHWGTDAQKEKYLKPLCEGNTRGSCFAMTEPEVAGSDPTLIQTRAYQDGDEWVINGHKWFISGARRAEFAILVCRTEDNPDIPQAANSAFIIDLPSEGWNDVREVETMHGGTGHSEILIEDLRVHNDQMLGGRGQGHLLGQYRLGPARLAHCMRWIAQAETALDMMVDRSLNRFSHGSLLAEKQGIQWMIADSSMELYQAKLMVLHAASKIDAAHKQGDDTPADERVDFKGEVSMAKHFVANMLGRVIDRAIQVHGALGYSTDTPLAHMYQHARWARFADGADEVHQMRIAQRTIAAYTDHKSTRRATGDLPI; encoded by the coding sequence ATGGCCATCGACTTCACCCTGTCTCCCGAACTCGAAGCGTTGCGGATGCGGATTCGCGCGTTCGTCGACGACGTGATCAAACCGGGCGAACGCGAGTTGGAAGGCGGGGGAGACGGTGAACCGCTTGCCGGTCGCGATCGGCTGCGTGCGCTCTTCGGAATGCGCAAGCAGGCGAAGGAGGCAGGGATCTGGTTGCCGCACATGCCCGAGGAGTGGGGCGGCATGGGCCTCGGTCACGTGGAGTTGGCGATGGTGCAGGCCGAGGCGGCCAAGTCGTACTACGGGCCGTGGGTCTTCAACTGCCAGGCGCCCGACGAGGGCAACATGCACACGCTGTTGCACTGGGGGACCGACGCGCAGAAGGAGAAGTACCTGAAGCCGCTGTGCGAAGGCAACACCCGCGGGTCGTGCTTCGCCATGACCGAGCCGGAGGTCGCCGGGTCCGATCCGACGCTCATCCAGACTCGCGCCTACCAAGACGGTGATGAATGGGTGATCAACGGTCACAAGTGGTTCATCTCGGGCGCCCGGCGCGCCGAGTTCGCGATTCTCGTCTGCCGCACCGAGGACAACCCCGACATTCCGCAGGCGGCGAACTCCGCGTTCATCATCGACCTGCCCTCGGAAGGGTGGAACGACGTGCGCGAGGTCGAGACGATGCACGGCGGCACCGGCCACTCCGAGATCCTGATCGAAGACCTCCGCGTGCACAACGACCAGATGCTCGGCGGCCGTGGACAGGGCCACCTGCTCGGCCAGTACCGGCTCGGACCCGCCCGACTGGCGCACTGCATGCGCTGGATCGCGCAGGCCGAGACGGCACTCGACATGATGGTCGACCGCTCGCTCAACCGGTTCTCGCACGGCTCACTCCTCGCCGAGAAGCAGGGTATCCAGTGGATGATCGCCGACTCGTCGATGGAGCTGTACCAGGCGAAGCTGATGGTGTTGCACGCGGCGTCGAAGATCGACGCCGCCCACAAGCAGGGTGACGACACCCCGGCCGACGAGAGGGTCGACTTCAAGGGCGAGGTGTCGATGGCGAAGCACTTCGTGGCGAACATGCTCGGACGCGTGATCGACCGGGCGATCCAAGTCCACGGAGCGCTCGGCTACTCGACCGACACGCCGCTCGCCCACATGTACCAGCACGCTCGCTGGGCTCGCTTCGCCGACGGCGCCGACGAGGTGCACCAGATGCGCATCGCGCAGCGCACGATCGCCGCGTACACCGACCACAAGTCGACTCGCCGCGCCACGGGCGACCTGCCGATCTGA
- a CDS encoding ThuA domain-containing protein, with the protein MSVLVVTGGHPFQAGPWVELWDAVAADGGFDVEHVPQPDALDRITPGAEHIDAVVFYDMPGLTFTGDPSAPLELTAPPGGFLDGLRQMLRDGIGMVFMHHAVASWPASEEFAELVGGRFHYQPGSLRGTAYPDSGYAFDITHTVEVLDAEHPICAGLPASFELTDELYRFPVFDDSVTPLMRTTYDVDGPGFYSADLAIRGERNSDRGWSHPPGSDLVAWTRDVEGGRLAYLQFGDGPVTYADPTFRTVLGNAVAWAVSG; encoded by the coding sequence ATGAGCGTCCTGGTGGTCACTGGCGGGCATCCGTTCCAGGCGGGCCCGTGGGTCGAACTGTGGGACGCGGTGGCGGCCGACGGGGGTTTCGACGTCGAGCACGTTCCGCAGCCCGACGCACTCGACCGGATCACGCCCGGCGCAGAGCACATCGATGCCGTCGTGTTCTACGACATGCCGGGGCTGACCTTCACCGGCGACCCGTCGGCGCCGCTCGAACTCACGGCGCCACCCGGCGGCTTTCTCGACGGTCTGCGCCAGATGTTGCGCGACGGCATCGGCATGGTGTTCATGCACCACGCGGTGGCGAGTTGGCCGGCGAGCGAGGAGTTCGCCGAACTCGTGGGCGGACGGTTCCACTATCAGCCGGGCTCGCTGCGCGGCACGGCGTACCCCGACTCGGGCTACGCGTTCGACATCACCCACACCGTCGAGGTGCTCGACGCCGAGCATCCGATCTGTGCCGGTCTACCGGCGTCGTTCGAACTGACCGACGAGCTGTATCGCTTCCCGGTGTTCGACGACTCGGTCACGCCGCTCATGCGCACCACGTACGACGTCGACGGACCCGGCTTCTACTCCGCCGACCTGGCGATCCGTGGTGAGCGCAACAGCGATCGCGGCTGGTCGCATCCGCCGGGCAGCGATCTCGTCGCGTGGACCCGCGACGTCGAGGGCGGCCGGTTGGCATATCTGCAGTTCGGCGACGGACCGGTCACCTATGCCGACCCGACCTTCCGCACCGTGCTCGGCAACGCGGTGGCGTGGGCCGTCAGCGGTTGA
- a CDS encoding DUF2237 family protein — translation MQQMNVLREDLMPCSYDPMTGYYRTGCCENRGDDPGMHTVCCRVTDEFLAFSKEHGNDLSTPMPQYGFAGLQAGDQWCLCAMRWKEAFDAGHACDVILESTHVSTLEYVDLADLRRHAVNR, via the coding sequence ATGCAGCAGATGAACGTCCTCCGCGAAGACCTCATGCCGTGCTCGTACGACCCGATGACCGGCTACTACCGCACCGGTTGCTGCGAGAACCGTGGCGACGACCCCGGCATGCACACCGTGTGTTGTCGAGTGACCGACGAGTTCCTGGCGTTCTCGAAGGAGCACGGCAACGACCTGTCGACGCCGATGCCGCAGTACGGATTCGCCGGGCTGCAGGCTGGCGACCAGTGGTGCCTGTGTGCGATGCGTTGGAAAGAAGCGTTCGACGCCGGCCACGCGTGCGACGTGATCCTCGAGTCGACGCACGTGTCGACGCTCGAGTACGTCGACCTCGCCGACCTACGCCGTCACGCCGTCAACCGCTGA